In Aquila chrysaetos chrysaetos chromosome 10, bAquChr1.4, whole genome shotgun sequence, the following proteins share a genomic window:
- the SRSF1 gene encoding serine/arginine-rich splicing factor 1 gives MSGGGVIRGPAGNNDCRIYVGNLPPDIRTKDIEDVFYKYGAIRDIDLKNRRGGPPFAFVEFEDPRDAEDAVYGRDGYDYDGYRLRVEFPRSGRGTGRGGGGGGGGGAPRGRYGPPSRRSEYRVIVSGLPPSGSWQDLKDHMREAGDVCYADVFRDGTGVVEFVRKEDMTYAVRKLDNTKFRSHEGETAYIRVKVDGPRSPSYGRSRSRSRSRSRSRSRSNSRSRSYSPRRSRGSPRYSPRHSRSRSHISEEMD, from the exons ATGTCCGGAGGGGGCGTGATCCGCGGCCCAGCCGGCAACAACGACTGCCGCATCTACGTGGGGAACCTGCCCCCCGACATCCGCACCAAGGACATCGAGGACGTCTTCTACAAGTACGGGGCCATCCGCGACATCGACCTCAAGAACCGCCGCGGGGGCCCGCCTTTCGCCTTCGTCGAGTTTGAGGACCCCAG GGACGCGGAGGACGCCGTCTACGGGCGGGACGGCTACGATTACGATGGGTATCGCCTCCGCGTGGAGTTCCCTCGGAGCGGCCGGGGCACCGGTAGAGGCGGCGGAGGTGGCGGAGGGGGTGGAGCCCCCCGGGGCAGGTACGGCCCCCCGTCCCGGCGCTCGGAGTACAGAGTGATCGTCTCGG GGCTGCCTCCAAGTGGAAGTTGGCAGGATTTAAAGGATCACATGCGTGAAGCAGGTGATGTATGTTATGCTGATGTTTTCCGAGATGGCACTGGTGTCGTGGAGTTTGTACGGAAGGAAGATATGACCTACGCTGTGCGAAAACTGGATAACACTAAATTTAGATCTCATGAG GGAGAAACTGCCTACATCCGTGTTAAAGTTGATGGCCCAAGAAGTCCAAGCTATGGAAGATCTCGGTCACGCAGCCGTAGTCGTAGCAGAAGCCGTAGTCGAAGCAACAGCAGAAGCCGCAGTTATTCCCCAAGAAGAAGCAGAGGATCTCCACGCTACTCTCCCCGCCACAGCAGATCCCGATCTC ACATATCTGAAGAGATGGATTAA
- the DYNLL2 gene encoding dynein light chain 2, cytoplasmic isoform X1 — protein MFCLRFTMSDRKAVIKNADMSEDMQQDAVDCATQAMEKYNIEKDIAAYIKKEFDKKYNPTWHCIVGRNFGSYVTHETKHFIYFYLGQVAILLFKSG, from the exons ATGTTCTGCCTTAGGTTCACGATGTCTGACAGAAAGGCTGTGATCAAGAATGCGGACATGTCCGAGGACATGCAGCAGGATGCTGTAGACTGTGCTACACAGGCAATGGAGAAGTACAACATAGAAAAGGACATTGCAGCATATATAAAGAAG gaaTTTGACAAGAAATACAACCCAACTTGGCACTGCATTGTTGGCAGAAACTTTGGCAGCTATGTAACACATGAGACAAAGCACTTCATCTATTTTTACTTGGGTCAGGTTGCAATTCTTCTCTTCAAGTCTGGATAG
- the DYNLL2 gene encoding dynein light chain 2, cytoplasmic isoform X2 has product MSDRKAVIKNADMSEDMQQDAVDCATQAMEKYNIEKDIAAYIKKEFDKKYNPTWHCIVGRNFGSYVTHETKHFIYFYLGQVAILLFKSG; this is encoded by the exons ATGTCTGACAGAAAGGCTGTGATCAAGAATGCGGACATGTCCGAGGACATGCAGCAGGATGCTGTAGACTGTGCTACACAGGCAATGGAGAAGTACAACATAGAAAAGGACATTGCAGCATATATAAAGAAG gaaTTTGACAAGAAATACAACCCAACTTGGCACTGCATTGTTGGCAGAAACTTTGGCAGCTATGTAACACATGAGACAAAGCACTTCATCTATTTTTACTTGGGTCAGGTTGCAATTCTTCTCTTCAAGTCTGGATAG